CTATTATCAATACTCAAGATAAGCTGTTAAAGCCTCAGCGAATAAGCTATCATCTACCTGAACACTGATTTTAGGGACATTTCGACACTTAGGAGAGACAAACTTGCCCTGTCCTTAGCTCTGCCCTaatgctgtgtattttccttgtACTGCCCGAGTATTTTTTTAGCTATGCTATGCATATAACAGTTACCTTTCTGACGTTAATGCcagctgttttctctccttgAGCATGTCTGTTTCTTAGCTCTGTTACAGTTGAAATAGGGTTGAGACCAGCGTTCTCAGCCAGTGTAGACGGTATGACTTCCAGTGCGTCTCCATACGCACGGACGCAGTACGAGTCCATACCCCTCAGAGTGCGAGCATACTCATTCAAGCGCAGTGCCAACTCAATTTCTGGGGCTCCACCTCCTGCTATTAAAGCTCTGCGGACAAATTAAAGTTACACCCCATTTCACCTCAGTACCTAAATGATTAGCTCTCTGTAGTATTAGCACACTAATTACTCTAACCAAACGCAGACGTTACCTTTTCTTAACTAAGCATCTTATGACACACAGGGCATCATGAATTGAACGCTCGGCTTCTTCTAGAACAAGTTTGTTGGATCCACGTACCACAATGGTTACAGTTTTTCCAGGGTTTGTGCAGCCTGTAATCTAAAACATAAACCCGAATACtaagaccaaaaaaaagtgcttctggACAGAAACAGACTTCAGTTTGTATTTGCAAGCTCTACAACAGTACTGACATCTGGCTAAGCAAAACCACTACACTTCCCAAGTCAGTGGCTACTCAGGGATCAGAAGTAGGCACTTCAATGTAGTAATTTCGGTagtaaaaaaacattaaaagttaGCACTTGTTATTAACATAATTAAGTAGGtattaatattttgtcactCACTCACCTTTATTAGTTTCCCAGAACTGTTCAAGTTgacctcctctgccagctcagcagaCCCCAGCATGTCAGGAGTAAACTGGTCAATATGAGCAACAGGCTTAGTTCCAATTGTCTGAAAAAATAATGGGGGGAACAAAAATAATCCAGCACATGAACTGCAAAGTCAGCAAGTACACCACGTAACTTCTTCTGCCTATTACAGAAAAACGCAGCTAGGACTTTAACTTTTACATCTGTACTGAATCTTTCTAGAAATGTGACTGTTCAACAGAACAGGAATGGTTTTGAGGGATGTATCGGAACATGAAGCTCATGAAGTGTCACAATAAATGGCACTGGCTGGGTACAGAGTTTTGGGGTAGACTTTAAACACCACTGCTACTTTAACAGCCATTTATAGAACTCACTTTACCTTACATATAAACTCAATGTCATCTCTTTCAATGTCTTTAACCACCATGATCTtcattttgttcagaaaatggAGGGCTAGGTCACTAAGAGCATCCCTAAAAACAAGAGGGAAGTAGTCAGTCCACAGTGCTATTTTAGTAACCGGGTCATACTACTAGCCAGTTGCATGCTTCTTACCAGCAGTGCTGAAATTCTTCAGACTGCAAAGTAGGGATGTCATTAAACTCAAAATATAGACAACACTAGTGCTGCTTTCTAAAGGTATGGTCACTGTTACAGCCAGCCTGATGCTCTGCCAAGTGTGACTGTTAGTATTTGGCTTCAATCTTCCACGTATTCCAAACAATTCCAGCTGTTCCCCCAAACACCCACATAAGTCAGTACATCGGTATTAACATACCGCAAAATAGACTTCTGAATCAGCAGTACGTTGCATCCAGCCTTCTTAATCTGCTTCACTAAATTTAGAATATAGGCTCTCTCCTCACGCAGTACTCTGTCCATTTGCGCATAATCAGAAACAACTATTTGGTTGTCCatctatttaataaaaaaaaaaaaaaaaaaagagaaagaaaaacaagtattaTGCACTCCTGACTTTAAAAGCAAGTGTTAAGATGTTCCAAATTCTTTAACTTAGGAGCCTGCgattcaaagcaaacaaacatgaCAGTAGAATATGTCTAATTAGAGATTGTTTAAATCATGAGAAATACTGGACTTTtgaactattttctttcttataccAAATCCAAGTTCTTAAAGAGTTATGAGTATCTATGCAATACCCAGCAGACCTTCATTATAGCTGTGGAATAGAGCTGACATCACATCATCTTAAAACCCAACGTGTTACCATTACATTTGCATCTCCCAAGTACTACAGCAAAAGGTTTCACTGTGGTCATGGTTTAACTCACATCTGTCTTTGGAGCAGACAAGCAGAACTGAACGAGGCCAATTTTGGCTTTTTCCACTCTGGTTACACCAGTATTTGCCACCTTCTGAGTCAGGACTAGTCCTTCAACCAGTTCACAGTCATCAATTGTGCctctggaaacaaaaaacatcTATGACTCTAGCACTTTGGGAAGCTGAATCCAGAGACAAAATTCATCTAGTTACGAACTGTTTCTTACCCCAACTTCTTAACAATTTTAATATCTCTCAGGTCCACACTACTAGCTGTAGTTGGGTCAATCACCTTCATCACTGCGTCCACACTCATTGGAGAAAGTAAACTAGAATACTGACACACAACCTAAGGGATTGAATAGTaaagaaaggagagggaaaaaaaggtgagagATTTAACACTGATAAACAGTAAACTCAAAAAAATACTGACACTGTATTTCAGTGTCTGactctgaattttaaaacaaagcttgTTTTCCCTCCTTGTCCATCAACCAGATGTCATAACGTGGCGTCTTCTTAATGGCTGCTCCGTTTAAAGGAAAGCACAGCCATGTGGGGGGAAAACCCATGCTTAGCGGCTTTAATTTCTCTTGCTTAGACTCTTAGAAGAAGACTTTTGAGAGTTCCCAGATTATTGCACTGGAAGGGAAACTAGCACACTTCTCCAGATTTGGATACTGTCTCAGGAGTTTCTGCCACATGAACCAAAACACCCTGCACAAACTGCTGGCAAAAGCTCTCAGTATCCCACCCGATTCTTCTGTTGCTATTTTCACTTGAGGCTTGTTTTTACACTTACAGTCGACATCTAAGATCGCCATGTATTTCAGACTGACATTCAGTTTGAGTGCTTCAATTTAGTCTGAGGCAACCATGACTTTCTGAAAAGTCAAAGGCAATGTCTGAAAACCAAGTGGATTTGTGATGCACAGGGTATTCTTATCAAGCGAAGAGCAGCAGGAACTgggaaaaactgaacaaaaaaaaaggcccaGGTACCCTGGAGGTACAAGCTCAAGTATCAGTCATACCTTTGAATTCAGCGAAGTAGTTGCGCTATTCAGCAAGGTTTCTCTGTCACTCAGTTCAACCGGCTGTGCCATGTTGGTCAATACTTCAATACCTTTATCCAAAGCTTTCTGGAATGACTCCGAAATGATGGTGGGGTGAATTCCTGTGGGCAGTATAAAAACGCTGTTAAACAGTCATGCTTTCAAAccagtggtttttttgggttttcctcaccctctccttcctttttaagATTAGAGAGACTCCTAATTGTCAGAATTAAAGTGTCAGAATAAATTGAAGATATTTTAGCAA
This genomic interval from Falco cherrug isolate bFalChe1 chromosome 13, bFalChe1.pri, whole genome shotgun sequence contains the following:
- the CCT4 gene encoding T-complex protein 1 subunit delta; this encodes MPENAGAKGHGGAGNRAKGTYQDRDKPSQIRFSNISAGKAVADAIRTSLGPKGMDKMIQDAKGDVTITNDGATILKQMQVLHPAAKMLVELSKAQDIEAGDGTTSVVVIAGALLDACSRLLQKGIHPTIISESFQKALDKGIEVLTNMAQPVELSDRETLLNSATTSLNSKVVCQYSSLLSPMSVDAVMKVIDPTTASSVDLRDIKIVKKLGGTIDDCELVEGLVLTQKVANTGVTRVEKAKIGLVQFCLSAPKTDMDNQIVVSDYAQMDRVLREERAYILNLVKQIKKAGCNVLLIQKSILRDALSDLALHFLNKMKIMVVKDIERDDIEFICKTIGTKPVAHIDQFTPDMLGSAELAEEVNLNSSGKLIKITGCTNPGKTVTIVVRGSNKLVLEEAERSIHDALCVIRCLVKKRALIAGGGAPEIELALRLNEYARTLRGMDSYCVRAYGDALEVIPSTLAENAGLNPISTVTELRNRHAQGEKTAGINVRKGGISNILEELVVQPLLVSLSALTLATETVRSILKIDDVVNTR